The window AAATCATGGCAATACATACATACCAGTAGACATCTTGTTCTTGTCCATGGAGGGCAGGCAGAATCCAATTGGAACGGTCACAAGCTGTGGTGAAGCAGTAGAATTTACGCTGCTTCCCTTGTTTCCATTAGCTTGGGACAGTTCATGACTCTGCACATGTCATCAAGATTTATTACAGTCAGAGCCTTGAAGCTAGAGTTGAAGAGTTCGAGATAAATGAAATGAAGAGCACTCTGTAATTTAGCAAGAAAATCAAAGCTAAGCATAGGCACTGTTTAAAAAGATCTACCACATGAGCTACAATGCTACACTAATAGATACGCTAATGTTTATGAGACAGTCTAGTGCTGTCTCTCTAACTAGTCACAACCTTAAGCCAATTAGAGATAAGATCTAGGATTTCTCACTTTTGGGTTGTTAAGCCTCTATATAAAGAGGACCCTATATGATGAACAAAGAAAGCACGAAACAACATAGTCCTTATATCTTGCACCTCCCCTACTCTCTCCAAAACCTAGTACACAATAGGAGATGACCAAACATATAACAGCTGTTGCATGGCACAACCAAAATACACACATACAACTGTTGACATAATGGACAACACAATAGGAGATTAGATATCAAGAAAACAAGACTATAGCTAAGTAGGTAACACCCTTTTAAGACATACAAAGGGATAAGCAGCAAGCAGCATTTCTGACAGAGGCCTATTTGAAAATATTATGACTGGAATCTTCGTTCTTGGTTATGGTTCTTAGGCTAACCACATAAGATCTATTTCCTAAATACTACTGTGGCTATGAGTCAAACACTTGGCTAACTTCAACTAGCTTTGATACAGAACAAACATTCCTTGAATTTGTCAGTGCCTTGTTAACGATTCAGTCAGAGCACCTTCGAGAAATAACAGGCTTACAGCATTACAAAACAAAAGGGAATTACTTCCAAGCTTCTAAATAGCGGTCGATATTTTGGTACTGGTAGCCTGCTGATACCAATTCaatatacaagtaactgtaccccCACACATATTGGCCATATAGCCCAATGGTTGATATTGTGGCCACTAGCCAGTACAGCCCCACATGTAGATGATATAGAATTAAACATGTGTGTCTAATTATTTATCAAATTAATGTATCACAAAGAAATGGAACTAATGCAGATTTGTGTAAAGATACATACACAATGCAGTTCCTTCTATTATTATAACAGAAGGTACACCGTATATGTCTAATGATTTCTTATGCCATTCAGTAATTAACTAGTATTTTGCTTCTGAAGCAGAACTATCAGAAACTTATAATTACATGCTTGTTCAATGATGAGTAttctgcattgtatttattgtagaAAGGAATGGCATGTACATGAATAATTAAAAGTGAACAGTGTTTCCCCAGTACAACTGATATCGCTCAGTATTCCAGACCCTTGCCAAACCCAGTCTGATATGAACTGGATATCCACTATTTAGAAGCTTAATTACACACTAGCACACTAAACGTGTACTAAGTGATCTAAATTATTGGTTCTCCCCCACAATCAATCGTGCTATTTATCCATGCCACATCAGCGCATATCCTTATTTCACACCATTATGAAATGTTGACCAACAAGTGAGAACATAAGATCATCATTCTAGATAAATCTGAACATGGACAGGCCTCTATTCAAATAATTAAGCAGGAAGCTAATAATACTGAAACCAGCTCATCCTATAAGCAGTCCTGATCAGATAGCCTTACAGGAGCAACAAAACCAGCAATTGTATTTGTATACAAAAGTAAACTGTAATGAATATTTCAACACTGCTTTGCAACTGAACATAATCACTtcatttttctttagctgcctactGAAGTGCTGAACAATGGAAGGAAATTAGGTAGGTGTTTCTTCCTGTGGACAGCACTCAAGTACAACCAAAGCAGTTAAGCAGATTTTGAATCATGCCATACTCAAATCAAACTAGCAATATTCATTTTACTTATTTGTATTTCCTAATGCAGTGATAGCATGAAATTAATGATGTGGTTATCTTCTTTAATTATACATGTGAAGTACAAAATTTTGTATTGACTCTTTCAAAGCACCTACACTAGCCAGCTGAGGAAACAATGCAGGAAAATTTATAGTAAAGATTATATGTTTATGAGCCAGATGAAGAATGGATAATAATTGAACTTCACCCCAACTTCACCCCACAAGAACATATGTTTATGTACATACATGTAAATTAAAAAAAACACTGTATGATTATTGCCAAAATTCCTAATATCCAGTCAAGCGGCAAGTTTAGAAGAGGGTAGAAaatagtgtaaaaaacgctcttatattatgggacggagggagtagcatatatGGTGTTATGTAGGACATGAAAGAAAAAAGATAAACAGAACAGCAACACGAATTATCATAAATCATGCAGCATGCTCAGATGAGATAGACAAAAGAACGGTAACTTAGTGTTCATTCAGAACTCAGAAAAAAAATATAGCAGAaacaggaggtggaggtggaggtggaggttgaGAAACAGGAAAATAGTATTGCTCGCTATGATCTGCTTCTTGCTGGTCTTTCAAAAAATTCAAGTTGATTGATCACAACTATCAGAAAACAAGAAGGGTAATCTGAAAAGAACATTCTTAATGATAGAAAAAAGGCCTCCAAGCAAATAGATAGACAACAATTGTTGTTTGCCTCATTCTCTTATAGTTCATCAAGCATCTATTCTTTAAACTTCCTATACGATGTTCACAATCAAGTGGAGAAGTTTTGCAAGTTTCGTTGCATacattatactccctctgtaaactaatataagagtgtttagatcactatttgtACTATTCCTTCCATATTTTATAACTGATGATTTAGACACATGTACACATATGAAGAAAATGCACAACATCACTACCATAACCAATTAAATTTGTTCATCTACCAATGACCTGCCCTTTTTAGACCAAATAACCAACAAACAAAGTGGGCACCACCTCACTCAATGGAGCACACAATGAACAATTAAAGGATAGTGCAGGAAGATATGAATATGAAACTTTTGGTAGTCAGTATAGTTAATGACCTCGTTAATTTGTGAAGCAACCCCTGAAGATTTAGTTTCTCCTGCTTGCACAACATTTCCTGAAGAAGGTGCTGTTGTTGATGCATCTCGGTCTGagaatccatgaaacttgtcaacaGCTACAGAAGCAGTTGCCATGTTGCCATCGGTTGAGTTATGTGCACCCGATGTTTGCCCATGTTGTGCACAGGAAGAAACAGGAATTGCAGCAACTAGCTGACTAGGCCCTTGTGAACCACCTGATGTACTGGGACCAACAAAGAGGTAATTACTAGGTTGCTGCATATGCATAAACTGATCCGGTGTGGAGTTCTCtcttgagttgtttgaattcctttTTCTCTTCTTTTGCTGACCAAAACTATCCTGGATTTTTCCAGAACATTCTGGCAGCTGCGCTGTAATTGGCATCACTGCCAATGGTGCTGCTACTTGTCCAATCCCTCTCTTGGCCATATTGACTTTGTTAGCAGCCTCTTGAAGAGCCTGCATCGCCACAATATAAACCTCTGCAGATGATGCTCCTTCTTCAGCATACCTAAGTGCTTCACGACACAAACTGTTGTAGCGCCATGTCTGAGATTGCTCGCCATCCTCGACAGTACTTCTTTGCTCCTCCTTGAGCTCTTTAACTCTAATAACTTCATCAGGTTTCTTGTCCGAGCTTCTATCTGTGGCATTTTTGGTCCATCTTTTCATGATGTACTGAGAAGGAAGCGCAGATACACCTTGTGCACCAAAGACAGTAAGAATATGCCTACAGACAATACCAAGACATTCGAACATCTGACAGGTACATTTTGCAGAACACTCAGAAGAATTGAATTGAACCATACGAGGCTTCTCACTTCCTTGAGATGTGGTCACTTTATACGTGCAAGCCTTaccatcctgctctgccacttccaGAGTAGAAACAGAGGCACCAATCAATTCCTGTTGGAACCTCAAAAACAGTGTCCTTGTGTACAAGTCTGCTCCTTGCTTCTCAATAGGAGATGGTGTCTTGATATCTGGAAGCGAATACTTTGTTTCGAACTCTTCCTTCACCTCCCTCTCATAACAACTGTCGAGAGCTTTTTCGTAGTGCTGAATGAACGACTGTGAATTGGTTTTAGCAGTGATGTGAGACTCAAAAAACGAGCTCCTGCTCATACACCCCTGCCTTGATGGCTCGTCTCCAAAGAACGTATCCCTCAAGTATACCGGGACCCACTGCTGCCGGCAATTGTACATTGAATCAAGCCACTCGTTATGCCCAGACCCAACCTTGGAAATCAATGCCTCCCAATTTGCTTCAAACTCATCAATTGTGTCAGACATGTTGATGCAGTTGACAAGATCATCATAAAGGGACGGGAATGCATTTAAGAAATCTGATAGCTTACACTGGGCTTCATTCAAGATGTGCCACCTGCAGAATCGGTGCCTGGTGTGAGGAAGAACCTTGTGGACAGCTGATTGTATGGCGCCATCATACTCTATGGTGAGAGAGACAGGGTGCTGACCAGACATTGCCAAGAGAAGTGTTTCAAAGAGCCAAGCAAACGACGCCTCAGAGTTATCCCTGATGACTGCACACCCAAATAGGACTGGCTGGCAATGGTGATTGACTCCGGTGAATGTGACGAGAGGGAGCTCATACTTGCTTCTTTTGCAGTGGTCGTCCAAGAAAACGGCGTCCCCAAAGTCCTTGTACGCCGTCCTCGCTCTGGCATCGGACCAGAAGACATTCCCCACCGGATGGCCCTCGACGAACTGCATTGCGTAGAAGAAGGCCGGGTCCTCAGCTTGCATGCGCTTGACATAATCCAGGATCACTCTAGTGGCATTTCCGATGCCGTCCCCGATGTAATGGGGAACCACTGCTGGTTGAGGGATGATGCCGGTCTGAGGAACAGGCggtgtggggggcggtggtggcggcgcaggCTCAATGGCGAGGAACATACCTCCATTCCGGCGGACCccgtaggaggaggaggagcgctgcTTGCCGCACTCGGAGAGCGGCTTGTGCGGGCGCAGGCAGTGCGCCTGGTTCTGCGGGACAAGGGGGTGGTTGTGCGCGGTCTCGAGCTTGGTGATGGCCCACTTGCCGCCGTCCTGCTTCTTGACCCGGATCATGGCCTTGCAGCCGACCCTGGTGACGGCGCGGGTGCGGCGGGCGCCCCGGCCGCCGTCGTCGGCGCCGGCGGGGGCGCCGGGGCTGGAGGCGAGGGCGGCGGCCTGCTCGTGCTTGCCGCGGTAGGTGCGGAAGCCCTCCTTGGCGCACACGAACTGGCGCGACATGATGGAGCCGTCGCGGCGGGAGCGGTGCATCACGCTGATCCGGGTGCTGAACCCGACGCGGTGCGCGTAGAGGTTGTAGAAGGTCCACGCGTCCTCCTCGTCGTCGAACTCCATGCCCTCGAACGGGTCCACCCCGTCGTGCACGCTGGGGCGCGCCGGGTAGGCGGACGCGGGGGCGGGGGCCGAGGCGTCGAGCTCCATCTCCGTGCCGTAGCCGACGCTGTCGTTGTCCCCGTCGCCCATTTCGCTGTCGGGCGTCCCCTGCTCGCTGCTCCCCGCCGCCACCCTCTCCATGGCCGGCCCGCCCGGGGGTGCCCGGAGGCCGCGGCGGCGAGATCAAGCCGCCCCCTTTTCGCGGGCGGGGAGGCGCGGGCGGGGGCGATCGAGCCGCATACGGCGTGGCGAGTCGGGGGAGGTGGAGGGGAAGGTNNNNNNNNNNNNNNNNNNNNNNNNNNNNNNNNNNNNNNNNNNNNNNNNNNNNNNNNNNNNNNNNNNNNNNNNNNNNNNNNNNNNNNNNNNNNNNNNNNNNNNNNNNNNNNNNNNNNNNNNNNNNNNNNNNNNNNNNNNNNNNNNNNNNNNNNNNNNNNNNNNNNNNNNNNNNNNNNNNNNNNNNNNNNNNNNNNNNNNNNNNNNNNNNNNNNNNNNNNNNNNNNNNNNNNNNNNNNNNNNNNNNNNNNNNNNNNNNNNNNNNNNNNNNNNNgggcggcggcggcggaggtccgGCGAGGTGcgagtgggggggagggggtgtggGGGAAGAAGAGGGGACGGGAGTGACCGGCTGGGGCGGTCTGGGGTTTGACCGGGGCGGGGGGAGGGTCCGGCTGGCTAGGGTTCGTTCCTGACCCGTCCTCACAGTCCGCTCGGGCTGTGTGTGCGTGGCCCGCCGCGATTCCCTGTACTTTGACGTGCAACTCAGCTGCTGCTGCTGTGTGGGGATGGATGGGTGGATGGAGGGATCATCCGATGGTCAAAAAGCCCCAAAATAGTGCGGCGCCTCTCCTTTTTCTCTCCCCTTTTTGTAAAACAGGCAAAACAGACAGAAATAGTGATGTGCTATTCTCCTTGACTATGTTCTTTCCCTTTTGCAAGACACGCTGAGCCTTGCTGCTTTTCCAAACAGACTTTTATTGGAGGAGGCAAAAGGATTCGGTTGTCATGTGTCTGTCGACGGTACAGAAAACCGACACGATAGGCGGGCATCGATGCAGGGTCTGAAACAGTTGTTTGATCTTCTGTGGCGTGTCATGGGGATTTTAACAAGGCATGTGGTCGTTCGGGCATTTCTCAGCTATGCCACAAAATGAGAATCAGATGCTTGCCTTTCGGGGTACTTTCGAGGTATTGTGAACTTATGGATCTTGGTTTTTTTCCTCACCATCTACTTATGATAGTAAGCAGAAAGGACGTAAGAATGTGAGGGTAAGACTTGATAGAGCAGTTCCGGACAACCGTTGGCGTGGCATATTTGCTGAAAGATTTGCCTAGTTCGTTGATTAAGTAGAGGAGAATTGTCAGTTTAATTAACGATAAACCGGGCAAAATACGTGGCAACCCACTGAGTGGTACACACAGGGCACCACACGCGCATCTTTCCCAAGACAGCCTCATCGAGTAAGCGCAcaggcgtcatcgtcatcacctctCCCTAAACAGGAGTCATCGTCATCTCTAATCTCCAAGCAGACGACTCTGACGAAGATACATGAAGATATGTGCCCGAACTCATCCACCCACGATGGGGACAGCACAACTCCGAATTTGACGGAGAGCTACGATAGCGAACTAGAGCCACTCTAGATTTTTTTACCACTATAAATAAAATTCCGAGAGTTGCGAAAGAAGCTCCAGACTCTCATTTCAAATGCTCACTTCTAAGAGAGAGTTCCATAGTCATGTGCTGACTTCAAAAGACATTAGGGCATCTCAAGTGGGCTCATCAAATCGGCCTCAAATGTTTGGACTAGATAGCCCGAACACTTTTAGTCATCTAAGGTGGCTCACCAAATCGGGTCGGGTCGgtcctgataacccgcaagtataggggatcgcaacagtttatgagggtagagtattcaacccaaatttattgattcgacagaaggggagccaaagaatatttgtaagtattaggagttgagttgtcaatttaaccatacCTGGAAACCGAATATTTGCAGTAGAgcgatcagtagcacagtagtatggtaATTTGATAGTGATAGCAGCAATAGTAACaacaacggtaacagtaacagtagtagttttgtagcgaTCGTAACAGTAGCgccagcaacagtagtaacttagtaagaacaatatgtgaaaagctcgtaggcattggatcgatgataacgttggataatattcatcatataacagtcataacctagggcgacacagaactagctccaattcatcaatataatgtaggcatgtattccgtaaatagtcatgcgtgcttatgaaaaagaacgtgcatgacatcttttgtcctaccctcctgtggcagtggggtccataaggaaactaacggatattaaggcctccttttaatagagaaccgaaacaaagcattaacacatagtgaatacatgaactcctcaaattacggtaatcaccggaaagaatcccaattattatcaccttgggggtatgcagatcataacacgtaacaggtgcatataacttgcatggtaggatcaagaacacaaatatatttgtGAAAATATaaacggttcatatctgaaatcatggcactcgggccctagtgaaaagcattagacatagcaacatcaatcttagaacatatagtgttggggaacgtagcatgaaatttcaaaaaaaaaaaaatcctacgatcacgcaagatctatctagaagatgcatagcaatgagagagggagagtgtgtccacgtaccctcgttgacagaaagtggaagtgttagcttaacacggttgatgtagtcgaacgtcttctcgattcaaccgatcaagcaccgaatgtacgacacctccaagttctgcacacgttcagctcgatgacgtccctcaaactcttgatccagcaaagtgtcgagggagagttctgtcacacgacggcgtggtgacagtgatggcgaagtgatccgcgtagggcttcgcctaagcactacgtgaatatgatcgGAGGAGCAAACTatggagggaggcgccgcacatggcttggaacaattgatgtgtgtttagaggcaccccctgtcggtgtcaaaaccgacggatctcgggtagggggtcccaagctgtgcgtctaaggtcgatggtaacaggagacaggggacatgatattttacccaggttcgggccctcttgatggaggtaataccctacgtcttgcttgattgatcttgatgagtatgaggattacaagagttgatctaccacgagatcgttgtggctaaaccctagaagtctagcctgtatgattgtgattgttctctacagactaaaccctccagtttatatagacaccagaggggcctagggttatacaaagtcggttacagagaaaggaaataatacatccggacgcctagcttgccttccacgcaaaggagagtcccatccggacatgggagaaagtcttcaatcttgtatcttcatggcccaacagtctggcccatgtcacacaggccggacgcccgaggaccccataatccaggactccctcagtagcccctgaaccaggcttcaatgacgaggtgtccggcgcgcagattgtcttcggcattgcaaggcgggttcctcctccaaatatttcaaagtagtcctcgaacacagagaacgtgtccggctctgcaaaacaggcTCCATAAAGAGTATAATTTTTAACAAGTCCCATCTACTGACATTTTTGTAGTGAGACGCCACGTCTCCGCCCGGTCATTATTTCATACCGTTTTTAGCCTCCCATTCcacatttcgagatgcggttttcattggcacatattgtcaaagcagagatcgtgtccccttattgcaggattctcatcaatacgggcgtgggtagtcCAACCGCGCCGCctgcacgacccttggggaataggcgagttttaaggcgagtggggaggtgcTTGATATTCGCTGCTTTTAttaagagataaggattcacctctttcacccacaccttcCTTCTCTCCGCCCATCCATTCTCAAGCTCCAGCGTCCAAGCTCACATCTTTTCCGCCTcaaaaaagcactccagccatgtccggatccgaagcgcagggcaagtggatggcctcctctgtcacggagaaggacattacgaagctctggGAGGCGGGGTACTTGGCCCcgaaaatcgcccaccggcttccgccCAAGGGGCAGATCGTTCCCACCCCAGAACCTCATGAGAGAGTGGTactcatcccccacttcgtccgtgggctgggatttcctctccacccattcatccacagactcatgttttactacgggctagatttccatgatctggccccaaattcttTCGTCAACATCTCGGTAttcattgttgtgtgtgaggccttcctccacatcccacctcacttcagcctgtggctgaagaccttcaacgtgaagccgaaggtggtgggcggtcaacagcagagtgcggaggcgcaatGGTGAGCAAGATGTCCAACGCCCAAAGGTACCTTTGTGgagaccatcaaggggtggcagaagcagtggttctatgtcacagagccccGCGACACCACCTCGGCCGCGACTCCCGAATTCAAATCTGGggccccaatgcggcttacctcctggcaagagaagggcctagacTGGGCATCGTCGGACGAGCTGGTTGTGCTGCAAATGCGcatcaagagcatggtggacaagaacatcaagctcgtcaatgtgatccaggcgATGCTTTTTCGCCGGATACTTCCTTGCCAGAGGCGgacttgcaatttatgggagttcgattcggccaagcaccagacccttcaACAGTTCTTCGGCGCTACTCACGAAGACATCTGGAGCTTTTTAAGGCCAATGAAACGTGGCCGAAGacgaccgaggaccgtgggtacaacCTGGCCCATCCCGCCAGTCCGGTAAATTTCTGTATTTTGAGATGTATCCTTCACCTGTATATTCAAGGAAGATGTCTAAGCTTCCCTATCTATCTTTCCAGGTCTggacaaagaaggtggagcggatccagtgtccgtctccgctgcccgaaaacccagcaatcccacttctaacgaagatgctggttccggcgccttaccaggtgccggagaagaagggcaagaagaaggccaaggagacccgaAGTGGCCTCCGCCGCAAAGGCACTTCGGATGTGACGTCCGAAGACGCTGAAACCCATTCCTCCCCCACtgccgaagacgacgaggaagaggaggaaagcaaCTTTCCCCCCAAGGGAGAAGGAAGAAAAGGCTGGCCTCCACagatctggaggcagaggcgcccAAGAAGGTGAGGGTCCCCCTCGAGGACAACTCCGCATTGGATACAAACATCAGCTCCGAGTGGCgtcccagggagaagcccctgtcCAAATCATAAGTAATCAAAAGCACTTATGAACACATATATCCAACTTCTTTATTTCGTGGTTTTAATGCGTCGAATCATGCGCTGCAGCCCGGCTCACGCCCGcccccagcgatcctcatcttcggggaactCGCTGGATCCAAAGGTGATGGACAACGGGTCACTTTCGGAGGCCTCCTTTCCCAAGgccacggacgacaccgaggtgttgtcccgaaggaccttcccaggccagggagaggaaCAGGAGGCCGTCAGGGCGGCGCTAGAAGGTGAGACCTCGGTTGCGAGACACACGGGTGAAAGGATCGATGGCCGTCAGGGCGGCGCTAGAAGGTGAGACCTCGGTTGCCAGACACacgggtgaaaggatcgatatggttgactagaggggggtgaataggcaactaccaaatttttacttttctttaccaaattaaactttgcatcaaagtaggttgtctagatgtgcaactaggtgagcaacctatatgatgcaatgacaacaagCATACAAGAAAGCAAGGGAAGAAAcattaaagagcttgcacaagtaaaggtaagagataaccaagagtggatccggtgaagacgaggatgtgttaccgaagttccttccttttgaggggaagtacgtctccgttggagcggtgtggaggcacaatgctccccaagaagccactagggccaccgtatgttggaaatatgccctagaggcaataataaattgattattattatatttccttgttcatgataatcgtttattatccatgctagaattgtattgataggaaactcagatacatgtgtggatacatagacaacaccatgtccctagtaagcctctagttgactagctcgttaatcaatagatggttacggtttcctgaccatggagattggatgtcgttgataacgggatcacatcattaggagaatgatgtgatggacaagacccaatcctaagcctagcacaagatcatgtagttcgtatgctaaagcttttctaatgtcaagtatcatttccttagaccatgagattgtgcaactcccggataccgtaggagtgctttgggtgtgccaaacgtcacaacgtaattgggtggctataaaggtacactacgggtatctctgaaagtgtctgttgggttggcacgaatcgagattgggattttgtcactccgtgtaaacggagaggtatctctgggcccactcggtaggacatcatcataatgtgcacaatgtgaccaaggggttgatcacgggatgatgtgttacggaacgagtaaagagacttgccggtaacgagattgaacaaggtatcggtataccgacgatcgaatctcgggcaagtaccataccgctagacaaagggaattgtatacgggatcgattgagtccttgacatcgtggttcatccgatgagatcatcgtggaacatgtgggagccaacatgggtatccagatcccgctgtttgttattgaccggagaacatctcggtcatgtctgcatgtctcccgaacccgtagggtctacacacttaaggttcgatgacgctagggttataaaggaagtttgtatgtggttaccgaatgttgttcggagtcccggatgagatcccggatgtcacgaggagttccggaatggtccggaggtaaagatttatatataggaagtcctgtttcggccatcgggacaagtttcggggtcatcggtattgtaccgggaccatcggaagggtcccgggggcccaccgggtgggaccacctgccccgggggccacatgggctgtagggggtgcgccttggcctacatgggccaagggcaccagcccctagaggcccatgcgccaagatatagaaaaaaagggagagtcctaaagggggaaggcacctccgaggtgccttggggaggatggactcctccccccctcttagccgcaccctttccttggaggaaggggcaaggctgcgcctcccccctctcccctgcccctatatatagtggaggggagggagggcatccatacctgagcccttggcgcctccctccctcccgtgacacctcctcctctctcgtaggtgcttggcgaagccctgcaggattgccacgctcctccttcaccaccacgccgttgtgctgctgctggatggagtcttcctcaacctctccctctctccttgctggatcaaggcgtgggagacatcgtcgagctgtacgtgtgttgaacgcggaggtgccgtccgttcggcactaggatcatcggtgatctgaatcacgacgagtacgactccatcaaccccgttcacttgaacgcttccgcttagcgatctacaagggtatgtagatgcactctcctttctactcgttgttggtctctccatagatagatcttggtgatacgcgtaggaaaattttgaatttc is drawn from Triticum dicoccoides isolate Atlit2015 ecotype Zavitan chromosome 4A, WEW_v2.0, whole genome shotgun sequence and contains these coding sequences:
- the LOC119287144 gene encoding protein FAR1-RELATED SEQUENCE 5-like — its product is MERVAAGSSEQGTPDSEMGDGDNDSVGYGTEMELDASAPAPASAYPARPSVHDGVDPFEGMEFDDEEDAWTFYNLYAHRVGFSTRISVMHRSRRDGSIMSRQFVCAKEGFRTYRGKHEQAAALASSPGAPAGADDGGRGARRTRAVTRVGCKAMIRVKKQDGGKWAITKLETAHNHPLVPQNQAHCLRPHKPLSECGKQRSSSSYGVRRNGGMFLAIEPAPPPPPPTPPVPQTGIIPQPAVVPHYIGDGIGNATRVILDYVKRMQAEDPAFFYAMQFVEGHPVGNVFWSDARARTAYKDFGDAVFLDDHCKRSKYELPLVTFTGVNHHCQPVLFGCAVIRDNSEASFAWLFETLLLAMSGQHPVSLTIEYDGAIQSAVHKVLPHTRHRFCRWHILNEAQCKLSDFLNAFPSLYDDLVNCINMSDTIDEFEANWEALISKVGSGHNEWLDSMYNCRQQWVPVYLRDTFFGDEPSRQGCMSRSSFFESHITAKTNSQSFIQHYEKALDSCYEREVKEEFETKYSLPDIKTPSPIEKQGADLYTRTLFLRFQQELIGASVSTLEVAEQDGKACTYKVTTSQGSEKPRMVQFNSSECSAKCTCQMFECLGIVCRHILTVFGAQGVSALPSQYIMKRWTKNATDRSSDKKPDEVIRVKELKEEQRSTVEDGEQSQTWRYNSLCREALRYAEEGASSAEVYIVAMQALQEAANKVNMAKRGIGQVAAPLAVMPITAQLPECSGKIQDSFGQQKKRKRNSNNSRENSTPDQFMHMQQPSNYLFVGPSTSGGSQGPSQLVAAIPVSSCAQHGQTSGAHNSTDGNMATASVAVDKFHGFSDRDASTTAPSSGNVVQAGETKSSGVASQINESHELSQANGNKGSSVNSTASPQLVTVPIGFCLPSMDKNKMSTAGMNSTNSGGMMNNGNASFDLRQCQSSAQVPATHSEAKTLAENTDSRATTADNSSIRAAAIAAGARIASPSHAASIIKAAQSKDAIHIRPGESLPNQLKPLAPRPLSSLAPASAPSSAQHLQQPGQNSFGDSTAAKEAIFGSTDGSDGDEYEDEDTDDDDDEGLTGDEGEQE